The proteins below come from a single Mobula hypostoma unplaced genomic scaffold, sMobHyp1.1 scaffold_116, whole genome shotgun sequence genomic window:
- the LOC134341748 gene encoding probable G-protein coupled receptor 139: MANCSVLKKKKEKEAVPNACDQSSQFVGQLWLNLVTILILSRGKCGLSRVVTRYLVAMAAADLMVVVLDLILNKIPNIYAPIELLIWAADTPVCQIHAVLLYTATDCSVWFTVTFTFDRFVAICCQKLKTKYCTGRTAAVMLGTVTAISCLRNIYWYFRLSGYYAALIAPFICVDTAGYVSLFVGMSIDLFNYLLTPVIPFLLVLLTNGLTIRYVLVTSRGRRRLRRADKGQSARDPEMESRRKSLILLLIISGNFVLLWAPFTVYSAWNRLSAFSAVTLPADSLRGLGSMLQILSCCTNTALYAVTQTKFREQLKDAIKHPLALIAARMS, translated from the coding sequence TGAACCTGGTGACGATTTTAATCCTGTCCAgaggaaagtgcggtctctccagAGTTGTCACTCGCTACCTAGTTGCCATGGCAGCGGCGGATCTTATGGTTGTTGTCCTGGACCTGATACTGAACAAGATTCCGAATATTTACGCGCCAATTGAACTTCTCATCTGGGCTGCGGACACACCAGTGTGTCAAATCCACGCCGTCCTGCTTTACACCGCCACCGATTGTTCggtctggttcaccgtcactttCACATTTGACCGGTTTGTGGCCATTTGTTGccagaagctgaaaacaaaatattgcaccgggAGAACTGCGGCTGTGATGCTGGGGACAGTGACTGCGATCAGCTGTTtaaggaacatttactggtatttTCGACTCTCGGGATATTATGCAGCGCTGATCGCTCCATTTATTTGTGTAGATACCGCAGGTTATGTGTCTTTATTTGTCGGAATGTCaattgatttatttaattacCTTCTCACTCCTGTAATCCCATTCCTGCTGGTCCTCCTGACGAATGGATTAACCATCCGGTACGTTTTAGTCACCAGCAGGGGGCGCAGGAGACTCCGGCGTGCTGACAAGGGAcagagtgccagagacccggagatggagagccGCAGGAAATCACTCATTTTACTGCTGATCATCTCTGGCAATTTCGTCCTGCTGTGGGCACCGTTCACTGTGTATTCTGCGTGGAACCGACTGTCTGCTTTCTCTGCCGTGACGCTTCCTGCTGATTCTCTGCGAGGACTGGGCTCGATGCTGCAGATTCTGAGCTGCTGCACAAACACGGCTCTTTACGCCGTCACCCAGACCAAGTTCAGGGAGCAACTGAAGGACGCGATAAAACATCCCCTGGCTCTCATTGCTGCAAGGATGTCATGA